Proteins from one Faecalibacterium sp. I3-3-33 genomic window:
- a CDS encoding TetR/AcrR family transcriptional regulator yields MARRYDSKEAKRRILTVCVRLFLEKGYTNTKVAEILKEADVSAGSFQNIFRTKDGVLTELIGMMFSRQFGAVRPLAANAPSPVYLYAVETALQLALTELSENLRDIYVEAYTFPATAEIIHRSTTAELQAAFSAYLPGCAECDFYEMELGTAGMMRGYMARRCDPYFTLERKIRRYLSMSLSALQVPAQEREQVIAFVAEIDMLAQARKVVDAVLASLSVQFDLKG; encoded by the coding sequence ATGGCGCGCAGATACGACAGCAAAGAAGCAAAACGGCGGATACTGACCGTCTGTGTCCGGCTTTTTCTGGAAAAAGGCTACACGAACACCAAGGTGGCAGAAATTTTAAAGGAAGCAGATGTTTCCGCCGGGTCGTTCCAGAATATTTTCCGCACCAAGGACGGCGTGCTGACCGAACTGATCGGCATGATGTTCAGCAGGCAGTTCGGCGCGGTAAGGCCGCTGGCGGCAAACGCCCCCTCGCCGGTGTACCTCTACGCGGTAGAAACGGCTTTGCAGCTGGCGCTGACCGAGTTGAGCGAGAATCTGCGGGATATCTATGTGGAGGCGTACACCTTCCCCGCCACGGCGGAGATCATCCACCGCAGCACCACGGCCGAGCTGCAGGCGGCGTTCAGCGCGTATCTGCCCGGGTGCGCCGAGTGCGACTTCTACGAGATGGAGCTGGGCACGGCTGGCATGATGCGCGGCTACATGGCACGGCGGTGCGACCCCTACTTTACGCTGGAGCGCAAAATACGGCGCTATCTGAGTATGAGCCTGAGTGCGCTGCAGGTCCCCGCACAGGAGCGCGAGCAGGTCATCGCTTTTGTGGCGGAGATCGATATGCTTGCCCAGGCGCGGAAGGTGGTAGATGCCGTGCTTGCATCGCTGTCCGTGCAGTTTGATCTGAAAGGATAA
- a CDS encoding ABC transporter ATP-binding protein, with protein sequence MPETKKEQVLSVRDLDITFKTTAGPVHAIRGVNIDLYKGETVALVGESGSGKSVTMKAAMGILAKNATVNSGSIQFSYHHADGSPETVDLLQKDKKWIRRHINGKRIAMVFQDPMTSLDPTMTIGKQIMEGMLWHFKMPKAEAYKKALELLEEVGITDAEKRMKNYPHQLSGGMRQRVVIAIALSCDPDLLICDEPTTALDVTIQAKILELIRRIQKERGISVIYITHDLGVVAKVADYVDVMYAGKIVETGTIDEIFYDPKHPYTWGLLSAMPDLDTADDRLYTIPGSPPNLLHEKPGDAFAPRNRFALNIDDEIDPPMFKISDTHYAATWLLDPRAPKVEMPPELKERIARMKAEAKKIEEAE encoded by the coding sequence ATGCCTGAAACGAAAAAAGAACAGGTCTTGTCGGTGCGAGACCTTGATATCACCTTTAAGACCACCGCAGGCCCGGTGCACGCCATCCGCGGCGTGAACATCGACCTGTACAAGGGCGAGACGGTCGCGCTGGTGGGCGAGTCCGGTTCCGGCAAGTCCGTTACCATGAAAGCCGCCATGGGCATTCTGGCTAAGAATGCCACCGTGAACAGCGGCAGCATCCAGTTCAGCTACCACCACGCCGACGGCAGCCCGGAGACCGTGGACCTGCTGCAAAAGGATAAAAAGTGGATCCGCCGCCACATCAACGGCAAGCGCATCGCCATGGTGTTTCAGGACCCCATGACCAGCCTTGACCCCACCATGACCATCGGCAAGCAGATCATGGAGGGTATGCTCTGGCACTTCAAAATGCCCAAGGCAGAAGCCTACAAAAAGGCGCTGGAGCTGCTGGAAGAGGTGGGCATCACCGATGCGGAAAAGCGGATGAAAAACTACCCGCACCAGCTGTCCGGCGGTATGCGTCAGCGCGTGGTCATTGCCATTGCGCTCTCCTGCGACCCCGACCTGCTGATCTGTGACGAGCCCACCACCGCGCTGGATGTGACCATTCAGGCAAAAATCCTGGAGTTGATCCGCCGTATCCAGAAGGAGCGCGGCATCTCGGTCATCTACATCACCCACGACCTTGGCGTTGTGGCAAAGGTGGCAGACTATGTGGACGTGATGTACGCCGGCAAGATCGTGGAGACCGGTACCATTGATGAGATCTTCTACGACCCCAAGCACCCCTACACATGGGGTCTGCTGTCGGCTATGCCCGACCTTGACACCGCCGACGACCGTCTGTATACCATTCCCGGCTCGCCGCCGAATCTGCTGCACGAGAAGCCCGGCGATGCCTTTGCACCCCGCAACCGCTTTGCGCTGAACATTGACGACGAGATCGACCCGCCCATGTTCAAGATCAGCGATACCCACTATGCGGCAACATGGCTGCTGGACCCCCGGGCCCCCAAGGTGGAGATGCCGCCGGAGCTCAAGGAGCGCATTGCCCGCATGAAAGCAGAAGCAAAAAAGATCGAGGAGGCGGAATAA
- a CDS encoding ABC transporter ATP-binding protein, with amino-acid sequence MAAQSTTPLLKVEGLKQYFRVNKNFTVKAVDDVSFEIYPGETYGLVGESGSGKSTIGRSIIRLYDPTAGKITFDGQDISGRLTHAQNNTLRTQMQMIFQDPMASLNPRKKVEDIIGEGLDIHHLCKTQAERREKVEKILAKVGLAPEHAERYPHQFSGGQRQRVGIARALIMNPKLIIADECISALDVSIQAQVVNLMKDIQQETGTAYLFIAHDLSMVKYISDRIGVLHLGHLLETGTTEEIFEHPIHPYTRSLLSAIPLPNPVVEKRRVAETYDYATSGIDYSKGTSHHLEGSHYVKCTDEEFAKWCK; translated from the coding sequence ATGGCAGCACAGAGCACGACCCCGCTGCTGAAGGTCGAAGGGCTGAAGCAGTATTTCCGCGTCAATAAGAATTTCACGGTCAAGGCGGTGGACGATGTCAGTTTTGAGATCTACCCCGGCGAGACCTATGGTCTGGTGGGCGAGTCCGGCTCCGGCAAATCCACCATCGGCCGCAGCATCATCCGCCTGTACGACCCCACTGCGGGCAAGATCACCTTTGACGGGCAGGATATCAGCGGTCGCCTGACCCATGCGCAGAACAATACCCTGCGCACCCAGATGCAGATGATCTTTCAGGACCCCATGGCGTCCCTGAACCCCCGCAAAAAGGTGGAGGACATCATCGGCGAGGGTCTGGATATCCACCATCTGTGCAAAACGCAGGCAGAGCGCCGCGAAAAGGTGGAAAAGATCCTTGCCAAGGTCGGCCTTGCCCCGGAGCACGCCGAGCGCTACCCCCACCAGTTCTCCGGCGGTCAGCGCCAGCGCGTAGGCATTGCCCGCGCCCTCATCATGAACCCCAAGCTCATCATTGCGGACGAGTGCATCTCGGCACTGGATGTGTCCATTCAGGCGCAGGTGGTCAACCTGATGAAGGATATCCAGCAGGAGACCGGCACGGCCTATCTGTTCATCGCCCACGACCTGTCCATGGTCAAGTACATCTCCGACCGTATCGGTGTGCTGCATCTGGGCCACCTGCTGGAGACCGGCACCACCGAGGAGATCTTCGAGCACCCCATCCACCCCTACACCCGGAGCCTGCTGTCGGCCATCCCTCTGCCGAACCCGGTGGTGGAAAAGCGCCGCGTGGCTGAGACTTATGACTATGCCACTTCCGGCATCGACTATTCCAAGGGCACCAGCCACCATTTGGAGGGCAGCCACTACGTCAAGTGCACGGATGAAGAATTTGCCAAGTGGTGTAAATAA